Proteins encoded together in one Micromonospora auratinigra window:
- a CDS encoding DUF397 domain-containing protein translates to MNEIRNSSSDLAQQLAGAAWHKSTRSQTSNCVEVAPLRTGPAVVALRDSKDQSGPVLLFNRAGWLGFIAGAKNGQFDLN, encoded by the coding sequence ATGAACGAGATCCGCAACAGCTCGTCCGACCTCGCGCAGCAGCTCGCCGGTGCCGCCTGGCACAAGAGCACCCGGAGCCAGACCTCGAACTGCGTGGAGGTCGCGCCGCTGCGTACCGGGCCGGCGGTCGTGGCCCTGCGGGACAGCAAGGACCAGAGCGGGCCGGTGCTGCTGTTCAACCGGGCCGGCTGGCTCGGCTTCATCGCCGGCGCGAAGAACGGCCAGTTCGACCTGAACTGA
- the nudC gene encoding NAD(+) diphosphatase, with protein sequence MTGETAPPLARATLDRAAHRRTDPDWLAEAWERARVLVLDSTDDGRALVRGATAPPELVLIGSGELPEVPRSVPMFLGVEPDGVPVFAVDAALPELPDARPVNLREVGHLLTDRDAGLFTTGLALLNWHLRHRYSAASGHSTQVDEAGWSRVDAMGQRMWPRTDPAMIVLIHDGVDGPDGRCLLGNNATWARSPGHRRYSCLAGYVEPGESAEAAVLREVREEVGVGVEEIVYAGSQSWPFPGSLMLGFLARADVDEPIRVDPAEIAHARWFTRREIGTALAGEPVLVDGDDRLVLPPPSSIALFLVHRWLDGHC encoded by the coding sequence GTGACCGGCGAGACCGCGCCGCCGCTGGCCCGGGCCACGCTGGACCGGGCCGCGCACCGGCGGACCGACCCGGACTGGCTCGCCGAGGCGTGGGAGCGGGCCCGGGTGCTGGTGCTGGACTCGACCGACGACGGCCGGGCCCTGGTACGCGGCGCCACCGCCCCGCCGGAACTCGTGCTGATCGGCTCCGGCGAGCTGCCCGAGGTGCCCCGCTCGGTGCCGATGTTCCTCGGCGTGGAGCCGGACGGCGTACCGGTCTTCGCGGTGGACGCGGCCCTGCCCGAGCTGCCCGACGCCCGGCCGGTGAACCTGCGGGAGGTGGGCCACCTGCTCACCGACCGCGACGCCGGGCTCTTCACCACCGGGCTGGCCCTGCTCAACTGGCACCTGCGGCACCGGTACTCGGCGGCGAGCGGGCACTCCACCCAGGTCGACGAGGCCGGCTGGTCCCGGGTCGACGCCATGGGCCAGCGGATGTGGCCGCGCACCGACCCGGCGATGATCGTGCTGATCCACGACGGGGTGGACGGCCCGGACGGGCGCTGCCTGCTCGGCAACAACGCCACCTGGGCCCGCAGTCCGGGGCACCGGCGCTACTCCTGCCTCGCCGGCTACGTCGAGCCCGGGGAGTCGGCCGAGGCCGCGGTGCTCCGCGAGGTCCGCGAGGAGGTCGGCGTCGGGGTCGAGGAGATCGTGTACGCGGGCAGCCAGTCCTGGCCGTTCCCGGGCTCGCTGATGCTCGGCTTCCTGGCCCGGGCGGACGTCGACGAGCCGATCCGGGTCGACCCGGCGGAGATCGCGCACGCCCGCTGGTTCACCCGCCGCGAGATCGGCACCGCGCTGGCCGGCGAACCCGTCCTGGTGGACGGCGACGACCGGCTGGTCCTCCCGCCGCCCTCCTCGATCGCCCTCTTCCTGGTCCACCGCTGGCTCGACGGCCACTGCTGA
- a CDS encoding M16 family metallopeptidase has translation MSTATVATAPRALPPLGPNRRLKLPKQAERTLGNGLTVIAVRRPAVPLVELRLWMPFGRTHLARGAMLAQTMLSGTATHTANQIAAELQKVGGGLSAGVDPDRLMLSGAGLVTGLDRMLELLADVLTGATYPADWVQTERDRLVDRIQVAQSQPAHLARTALLKRIYGRHPYATQTPDPEQVRAVRPPALRKLHAERVHPAGAVLVVVGDVQPDRALDAAERALAGWTGDGHPAELPPAPPLEPGPLLLVDRPGAVQSSLRLALPAVPRTHPDHAALQLANLIFGGYFSSRWTENIREDKGYTYGPHSLVEHSVAGSVLVAAAEVATEVTAPALLETVYELGRLATLAPKPEELEQARQYALGTLQLGMSTQAGLASLTSAYAGNGLRLDFLAEHAARLAKATVDDVAEAGARYLAPARAVTVVLGDAERIAGPLAAVTPVRTESA, from the coding sequence ATGAGCACGGCGACCGTGGCGACCGCCCCCCGGGCCCTGCCGCCGCTCGGCCCCAACCGGCGGCTCAAGCTGCCCAAGCAGGCCGAACGCACGCTCGGCAACGGGCTCACCGTGATCGCGGTACGCCGACCCGCCGTGCCGCTGGTCGAGCTGCGGCTCTGGATGCCGTTCGGGCGGACCCACCTGGCCCGGGGGGCGATGCTGGCGCAGACCATGCTCTCCGGCACGGCCACCCACACCGCCAACCAGATCGCCGCCGAGTTGCAGAAGGTCGGGGGCGGGCTCTCCGCCGGCGTCGACCCGGACCGGCTGATGCTCTCCGGCGCCGGCCTGGTCACCGGCCTGGACCGGATGCTGGAGCTGCTCGCCGACGTGCTGACCGGGGCCACCTACCCGGCCGACTGGGTCCAGACCGAACGGGACCGGCTGGTCGACCGGATCCAGGTCGCCCAGAGCCAGCCCGCCCACCTGGCCCGCACCGCGCTGCTCAAGCGGATCTACGGCCGGCACCCGTACGCGACGCAGACCCCCGACCCGGAGCAGGTCCGCGCCGTCCGGCCGCCCGCGCTGCGCAAGCTGCACGCCGAGCGGGTGCACCCGGCCGGCGCGGTGCTGGTGGTCGTCGGCGACGTGCAGCCCGACCGGGCCCTGGACGCGGCGGAGCGGGCGCTCGCCGGCTGGACCGGGGACGGCCACCCCGCCGAGCTGCCGCCCGCGCCACCGCTGGAGCCCGGCCCGCTGCTGCTGGTCGACCGGCCCGGCGCGGTGCAGTCCTCGCTGCGCCTCGCGCTGCCCGCGGTGCCCCGCACCCACCCCGACCACGCCGCGCTGCAACTGGCCAACCTGATCTTCGGCGGCTACTTCTCCTCCCGCTGGACGGAGAACATCCGGGAGGACAAGGGCTACACGTACGGGCCGCACTCGCTGGTCGAGCACTCGGTCGCCGGCTCGGTGCTGGTCGCCGCCGCCGAGGTGGCCACCGAGGTGACCGCCCCGGCGCTGCTGGAGACGGTCTACGAGCTGGGCCGGCTGGCCACCCTCGCACCCAAGCCGGAGGAGCTGGAGCAGGCCCGCCAGTACGCCCTCGGCACGCTCCAGCTCGGCATGTCCACCCAGGCCGGGCTCGCCTCGCTGACCAGCGCGTACGCCGGCAACGGGCTGCGCCTGGACTTCCTCGCCGAGCACGCCGCCCGGCTGGCGAAGGCGACCGTGGACGACGTGGCCGAGGCGGGGGCGCGCTACCTGGCCCCGGCGCGGGCGGTCACCGTGGTGCTCGGCGACGCCGAACGGATCGCCGGCCCGCTCGCCGCGGTGACCCCGGTACGGACGGAGTCGGCGTGA